The genomic interval TGATGCAAGCACGATCACCGGCAAAGCGGATCTACGGAAAAGTGCATTCATGGCTTGGCTCCTTCAGAAGAATCCAGTTCGCGGCTCCAAGACAGGCCGTTGACGTAGATGCCCAGGGGGTTCTTTCGCAGGCGTTCTTCGCTGCGCGGGGGCTGGTGGACGATGGACACCACGGCCGTCCACCGCTCCAGCCCGGCGGCCGTGCCGTTGACGTAGCGGCGTTCCGTCCAGCGCACGTTGAAAGACGAGTCACTGGCGCGCACGACGCTGGCGATCTGCACCGTCACCGACTCCTTGCCAATGCGCGAGAATGGGTCGTTCACCCGCGCGTAGTCGTTGAGCATGGCTGCGCCCTTGTCGGTGGTGTAGTCGTAGGCATCGAGCCAGTTCTGCCGCACCACGATGGGGTCGATAGACAGCGAGCGCACCAGCGAGACGAAGCGCGCAATGTGGTGCGCCGTCTGCGCATCGGTCGGCCGGTATGGCGTGCTCGCTTCGCCAACCGCGCGCACCTGGCCCGCGTTGTCCACTTCCACCACATAAGGCGTGACGATGGACTGCGCCGAGCGCCATACCAGGCCGCCAGCCATCAGCAGCGCGAGCGTCAGGCAGCCGAAGGCCATCAAGCGCCAGTTCTTGGCTTGCACACGGGGCGAGCCAATGCGCTCGTCCCACACCTGGCCCGCAGCTTGGTACGGAGTGGCAGGCTGCGGCGTGTCGGCATAGCGCACCTGCGGTCGTTTGAATCGCATGGTCAGTTCTCCTTATGAATCGCTTCAATCGTCGGAGCCGCGCAGGCTCGGCCCCTGGCCGGAGCCGCCGCCATCGCCACCGCGAAGCGCGTGGGCGGTGGTGGTCGCGGCATGGGTGAGTTGCTGGCGGCGATGCAGTCGCTTGGCCCAAGCGGGCTGTTCTTGCTTCGTCGCGTTGGCTGCGCCGGATGAGGCGCCGCCTGCGGCGGTCTGCCCGGATGCCGCGCCAGCTTCAGCCGCCGGGCCGTTCCATCCGGCACGGAAGGGAGCCGCCACGCGCTGCCCGACAGCAGAGGCACGGGATGCAGTGCCCCGCCCAACGGCCTGCGCGCCGGTCTTGGCGACGTTGCCAAGGCCAGCGGCAGCGCCTTTGAGGCCGCCGCCGGCCGAGGTGGAACCAGTCTGGAACGCTGACCGGGTGCTGCTGGCTGTCGAGGCGGCAGCACGCGCGCCGCTACCGGCCAGCTTGGCGGCGACGGGTGCCATGCGCGCCCCGGCCATGACCGCGCCACCCACACCAGTCGCAGCGACACCGACAGCCACGGCGGCCCCAGCAGCACCGACTGCGGCGCCGGCCATCGCACCCGCGCCAAGCTGTGGCGCACCGGACACCAGGCCGGTGGCAATGCCGGGGCCGAAGATGCCCAGCGCCAGCAAGGTGAGCGAGGCCAGCATGATGACCAGCGCGTGGTCGATGGATGGCTCGGCGGGGTGAACCTGAAACTCCGCGAACAGGCCTGAGCCGATGCCGACGATCACGGCCAGCACCAGCGCCTTGATCCCCGACGACACCACGTTGCCCAGCACCTTCTCGGCCAGGAACGCCGTCTTGTTCCAGAGCGCGAACGGCACCAGCACGAAGCCCGCGAGCGTGGTCAGCTTGAACTCGATCAGCGTGATGAAAAGCTGGATCGCCAGCACGAAGAAGCACAAGACCACCACCAGCCAGGCGAGGAACATCACCACGATGGGATCGAGGTTCACGAACACCTCTGGGAACCCGGCCATGTCGCCGATCTGCGCCAGAATCGGCGCCCCGGCGTCGATGCCGACTTTCGCCAGCCGTCCCGGCTGAAGAAAGTTCTCCATCGTCAGCGTCGATCCGGTCGCTGTCAGCCCCAGCCCGGCAAACGACCGGAACAAGATGCTGGCCAACGCATTGAAGTTGCCGATGATGTAGGCGAAGGCGCCGACGTAGAGCACCTTGCGCAGCAGCTTGGCGATCACGTCATCGCCCTGGCCGGTGGCGTGGCTCATGGCCCAATACAGCCCGGCGATCGTCATGTCGATGACGATCAGCGTGGCGGTGAGAAACGCCACTTCACCCTGCAACAGCCCGAAACCCGAGTCGATGTAAGTGGAGAAGGTGTTGAGGAAGCGGTCGATGATGGTCACGTCATTCATGGCGCGTCCTCTTGGGAAGGCAAGGCCGCCGCCGCGCTGCCTTTGCCATCGTCGGGTGCATCGAAGCTCGGCGGGATCGGCGGCAGCTCGGCCAGCGTCTGGTATTCATCCGGGCCGGTCTGGCCGGCGAAGAAGCGCCGCCGGAAGGCTTCGGCGGCGGCACGGCAGGCCTCCTCGCCCGTGGCCTGCCGGTCGGCCGCGCATTGCGCGCGCAATGCCTTGAGCCGCACGGGATCGGCGGCCAGGGCATCGGCAAGGTTGTCGGCCGGCGGCTCGCTGCACGCGGTCAGCAGCGCGGCAAGCACCGAAATCGACAGGGCGAGGACGCATCGCATGTCGGCCTCCCGTCAGTTGCCGTAGAAGTTCACGGACTGCGGCGTGTACGGCGTGCCTTCGCCCAGGAAGCGCCGGCGCACCTCGCGGGCACGCTCGGTGGCCGCCGCCTGCCGCGCCAGCTCCAGCGAGGCCGCCCGGTCTTGCGTGATCTGGAGCCGCTGCGACTGGATCGACTGCTTGGCCTGCAAGGCCAGCAACTGGTTCATGGCCTGCATCGCCTGCAGCGCGCCCTCGGCCGACTGGCTCTTGCCCACGAGGTCGGCCAACACGCTTTCGTCGTCGCTCAGGTTCTGCGATGCCTGTGCCTGCATCTGCATGGTGGTTTGCAGGCCGTTG from Acidovorax sp. FHTAMBA carries:
- the trbF gene encoding conjugal transfer protein TrbF encodes the protein MRFKRPQVRYADTPQPATPYQAAGQVWDERIGSPRVQAKNWRLMAFGCLTLALLMAGGLVWRSAQSIVTPYVVEVDNAGQVRAVGEASTPYRPTDAQTAHHIARFVSLVRSLSIDPIVVRQNWLDAYDYTTDKGAAMLNDYARVNDPFSRIGKESVTVQIASVVRASDSSFNVRWTERRYVNGTAAGLERWTAVVSIVHQPPRSEERLRKNPLGIYVNGLSWSRELDSSEGAKP
- the trbL gene encoding P-type conjugative transfer protein TrbL, which gives rise to MNDVTIIDRFLNTFSTYIDSGFGLLQGEVAFLTATLIVIDMTIAGLYWAMSHATGQGDDVIAKLLRKVLYVGAFAYIIGNFNALASILFRSFAGLGLTATGSTLTMENFLQPGRLAKVGIDAGAPILAQIGDMAGFPEVFVNLDPIVVMFLAWLVVVLCFFVLAIQLFITLIEFKLTTLAGFVLVPFALWNKTAFLAEKVLGNVVSSGIKALVLAVIVGIGSGLFAEFQVHPAEPSIDHALVIMLASLTLLALGIFGPGIATGLVSGAPQLGAGAMAGAAVGAAGAAVAVGVAATGVGGAVMAGARMAPVAAKLAGSGARAAASTASSTRSAFQTGSTSAGGGLKGAAAGLGNVAKTGAQAVGRGTASRASAVGQRVAAPFRAGWNGPAAEAGAASGQTAAGGASSGAANATKQEQPAWAKRLHRRQQLTHAATTTAHALRGGDGGGSGQGPSLRGSDD